The region TTACAGCGAAAAACCTAGGAGGCTGACATGGCAAAAGCTGCTCTTATTAATGCTCCGGCGATTGTTACTAAGTCTGCGCAAACATCATGGCGCGATTACTATGAAATTACCAAGCCACGCGTTGTCGCTTTGTTGGTGCTTACCGCGCTAGTTGGCATGTGCTTATCGGTGCCGGGTGTTGTGCCTTGGCAGTTGCTGATTCCTGCCATGCTGGGCATCGGTTTTTTATCATCTGCCGCCGCTGCTATTAATCATATTGTTGATCAGCGCATCGATAAGGAAATGGCAAGAACGCACAATCGCCCTTTGGTTAATGGTCGGCTGAGCCAGCGTAATGCCATTGTGTTTGCGGTTATTCTGGCCGTTGTCGGCTTTGCCATGCTTTACGCACTTGTTAATCCATTAACGGCTTGGTTAACCTTATCTGGGCTTGTCGGTTATGGCTTTGTGTATACCCTGTATTTAAAGCGGGCAACGCCGCAAAATATCACGATTGGTGGTTTAGCTGGTGCAATTCCACCATTACTGGGCTGGACGGCAATGACCAACGAAATTCATGGTCATGCTCTGCTTTTAGTATTAATTATCTTTACGTGGACACCGCCGCATTTCTGGGCGTTAGCCATTCATCGTCGTGACGATTACGCCAAGGTCAATATTCCTATGCTACCAGTGACTCACGGTATCGAATTTACCAAAACGCAGATCTTACTTTATACCGTGTTGTTGTTTGTGGTTGGTTTGTTGCCATATTTAGTTGGTATGAGTAATTGGTTGTATTTGGTCGGGAGTGTTGTACTGAATTTGATTTTCTTTGCTTATGCTTGGCAATTAAAATTTAACCCTAAAGCAAATACCGCCATGGCGACTTTTAAGTTTTCTATCATTCACCTGATGATATTGTTTATTATACTGCTATTGGATCATTATCTATTGCCTGTTTCTTTATAGTGGGCGCTTATCGCTGGCAATAGTTAAAACTTACTTAGGTTGAAGTGCTTCTATGAATAAACTGCTTTACGTGATTGTTGCTGCTGTTTCGCTAGTCTGCGGGGTCTTTATCTATCAAGCGATAACCCAGCCAGAGCTACCGCAAACTGCACTCTATTATCAACAGCCGCGAACGATAGCGCCATTCTCATTAACCAGTCATACCGGCAGTGAATTTACCAAACAAGAGTTGGCGGGGCAGTGGTCATGGGTATTCTTTGGTTATACTTCATGCCCTGATGTTTGCCCGACAACACTGCAAAAACTCAATTTTGTTTACGACGAATTAAAAGCCGTTACGCCCAATACGCAAGTCTTACTGGTCTCCGTTGATCCAAATCGCGATACAGTGGATAAGCTCTCACAATATATTGGTTATTTTAACCAAGAGTTTTTTGCCCTTCGCGCCGACCATGGCTCACTGTTTCCATTTGCACGTAATTTAGGGCTGATGTACGCCATTGCCGACGATATTTCGCAGAAAAACTATTTGGTCGATCACAGCGCATCCATTGTCTTAATTAACCCTGATGGCGATATTGCCGCCATTTTTAAACCGCAAGAAGTCTTGGGGCAAATTCCTACGGTTAACGAAGATGATTTAGTGGCGGATTTTCGCCGCATTGTTGCACTGAGTGCTTCATAACAGCGCGCTTCATAAAGAGGTGCTTCGTAGCGGCGAGAGTGGGAAGTTATCTAGGAACGCTTACAGCGGATACCAAGAGCCATCGCGCTTGGTGATAAACCACGGTTTAGAGTACCAATAGTAGCGTCCAGCTTGGCTGAGGCTAGGGGCGGTGCAGTTGCAGCGCACGCGTCCAATTGGCAGATGATCACTAAAAGTGATTTGAAAACTGCTGTCTGATACCCAGTCAATTTTTTGCTTACCCAAGCCTGACACATAGCAGTTCAATTGGCTGGGTTTAAAGTCTTCGACTTCAACGTGAAACGTTACTGAATTGACCGTTTGGTGGCGATAAATCGTTTGATTGTCTTGCTCACTTAATGAAATAGCAAAGGGCAGCGAGTTTAACTTGTCTCTGAGCCCCGATAACTTGTCGTAAGGCTGTGATGCAGGAAAACGCGGAATCGCGGTTAGATCAGTGGTTAATCCCACAGCACCTGATTGCTGACTAAAGCCAACAAACTGGTTTTCCGCTAGCCAACGTTGAATTTCTGGTGTGTATTCACCGTATGGGTATGCAAAGTAGCGATAACTTTGGCCAACGTTATCTTTGATTGCTTGCTCTGCTCTTCGCAAATCTTGCTCGTACTGGGCGAGCCACATATCGGGTGCAACACCATCGGGTACACGCGTTAACGACTGATGCTGCCAGCCGTGGTTAGCAATAATTGCCCCTTGCTCCGCCATCATTTTCAATTGTTCCCAGCTTAGATAATCAGGGCGCTTTGCTTCTACCAAGCTAGGGTTTACGAATATGGTATAGGGGTAATTGAACGCGTCTAAAATTGGCTTGCCATGGGTAAGAATATCTAAATAGGCGTCGTCAAATGTAATGGCGACGAGTTTATCAGACATTGCTGTGTTATTTTTTACCGCATTGACGATAGTGGAAAGGGGAACCACCGTAAATCCTTGCTCTTTTAAATAGCGCATGTGCTTTTCAAATTGTGTCGGCGAAATACTGGTGCTTGGCGGAGTGTCAGTACTGACGTGGTGATACTGTAAAATCACAGATGCAACCGCTTGTTGAGGCGCACTAATTATTACCAAAGAGAAAAGAAGGAAGAGGAAAAGGCTTTTTATCGGGTTCATTATGGTATCGCGTCAAATGTCGACATATAGCTATTAAAGTAGCGTGTTTTTGGCTTAAACACCAAGTAAACTTTGGC is a window of Thalassotalea euphylliae DNA encoding:
- the cyoE gene encoding heme o synthase, which codes for MAKAALINAPAIVTKSAQTSWRDYYEITKPRVVALLVLTALVGMCLSVPGVVPWQLLIPAMLGIGFLSSAAAAINHIVDQRIDKEMARTHNRPLVNGRLSQRNAIVFAVILAVVGFAMLYALVNPLTAWLTLSGLVGYGFVYTLYLKRATPQNITIGGLAGAIPPLLGWTAMTNEIHGHALLLVLIIFTWTPPHFWALAIHRRDDYAKVNIPMLPVTHGIEFTKTQILLYTVLLFVVGLLPYLVGMSNWLYLVGSVVLNLIFFAYAWQLKFNPKANTAMATFKFSIIHLMILFIILLLDHYLLPVSL
- a CDS encoding SCO family protein, with amino-acid sequence MNKLLYVIVAAVSLVCGVFIYQAITQPELPQTALYYQQPRTIAPFSLTSHTGSEFTKQELAGQWSWVFFGYTSCPDVCPTTLQKLNFVYDELKAVTPNTQVLLVSVDPNRDTVDKLSQYIGYFNQEFFALRADHGSLFPFARNLGLMYAIADDISQKNYLVDHSASIVLINPDGDIAAIFKPQEVLGQIPTVNEDDLVADFRRIVALSAS
- a CDS encoding polysaccharide deacetylase family protein, with the protein product MNPIKSLFLFLLFSLVIISAPQQAVASVILQYHHVSTDTPPSTSISPTQFEKHMRYLKEQGFTVVPLSTIVNAVKNNTAMSDKLVAITFDDAYLDILTHGKPILDAFNYPYTIFVNPSLVEAKRPDYLSWEQLKMMAEQGAIIANHGWQHQSLTRVPDGVAPDMWLAQYEQDLRRAEQAIKDNVGQSYRYFAYPYGEYTPEIQRWLAENQFVGFSQQSGAVGLTTDLTAIPRFPASQPYDKLSGLRDKLNSLPFAISLSEQDNQTIYRHQTVNSVTFHVEVEDFKPSQLNCYVSGLGKQKIDWVSDSSFQITFSDHLPIGRVRCNCTAPSLSQAGRYYWYSKPWFITKRDGSWYPL